The following are encoded together in the Brassica napus cultivar Da-Ae chromosome A9, Da-Ae, whole genome shotgun sequence genome:
- the LOC106377757 gene encoding uncharacterized protein LOC106377757, with the protein MAFRIASQLRSTGKKIGGSRRFATTVADGTKETYNKFSVTGEFAPVAIIGGFVALAVAMAGHSLKQQLMHAPGVSTRKNRRAAVAEVDDPDNCVSSADKYINKSWLRKVGQIQDKSSAILSDPTRPNPFTTPRNAETLKSVGVAPKGI; encoded by the exons ATGGCTTTCAGAATCGCC AGCCAATTGCGCTCGACCGGCAAAAAAATTGGTGGCTCTCGTCGCTTCGCGACCACAGTCGCCGATGGTACCAAAGAAACATATAATAA GTTTTCAGTAACGGGAGAGTTTGCACCAGTGGCTATAATAGGAGGTTTTGTTGCTCTAGCGGTTGCTATGGCCGGACATAGCCTCAAGCAGCAGCTAATGCATGCTCCAGGGGTCAGTACAAGGAAGAACAGAAGAGCGGCTGTCGCGGAAGTCGATGATCCGGACAATTGTGTTTCCTCCGCCGACAAATATATCAACAAGTCTTGGCTACGGAAAGTAGGTCAGATTCAAGATAAGTCTAGTGCCATCTTATCTGATCCCACCAGACCTAACCCATTCACCAC GCCTCGAAATGCAGAGACATTGAAATCCGTTGGTGTGGCTCCAAAGGGAATCTGA